The Macaca nemestrina isolate mMacNem1 unplaced genomic scaffold, mMacNem.hap1 Scaffold_71, whole genome shotgun sequence nucleotide sequence aaacttccagaaggcatgtgtgtcatgtctaagagcaaactagagttcacgcctcagcactgtgtgcctcttctttcttccgtcccacgggcaccgtcttctcccagggagctggtgctgtgctctgaggctctgtcccaccagtccctgccaagtccctggggccactgtggagaaccagcctccgtctgtcaaagtgtgttgtgcagaaaacaactcatccaaatctgtttaaaaaccacacatttgcgacgcctctaggcctcagaaggtggaggcagacaggtaaAGGCAGCTGCCATGGGGGCTGAAGTTCAAGCCGGTCTGTCCGGCGACTGATGGGCactgtctgcagtgagccactgcacatttagcgaggctgtctggcccctcacctctgccaagcctccacccgtcgagtctggcctggattctcacacgcctgcacagccttcatctggttcataactcagctcacaaagggccccatacaaaggcccccgtaccgcggcaaggacggcggtggtcacacctgtggtcatttatcctctctgcatctagctcctcttcctgaggcaacagcacctctgaagtcacagcctggcctcccaactcttccccgtcccgggcttcttggcatgttgctctgctgcacacacctcagcaaatactgctgattagccagaatcacccagaaatctcttaaccttgattctgactgcttttataatttgtaatatttgtacttctggtgtgatttgaggaacaacaaattttaaaattagagaagatgtggtttttattctctcctttctacttgcaaccttgaaaattcaagtagcagcaagggtttgttgagagtaacttccaccaaatagaacctattacaaatgtactacagagtgtcaaataaccacatagatgtaaaatagagatgcagacacagatataaaatccaatggttaaaccaaactgagaaatgcttgccagtttgataggacttctgaaacttgacaaaaatgttggctaagggatacaagatgttatgagatgagtgagatgcttggcctagaaccacaggctctctcctctttacagcagaaaatccataaggaagtcaaatctgaaagaaccaggtaccattgaacgGCATCATCAGTCGTCCTTCCCATCCCTCGGCCAGCTGAGGTGAGTGCAgacagtcgttcaccaacatccatcatccatcctccaggccatggctacactttactcccaggctccctgtcattatgtagattaggtaaatcctagccactctcaccttaagcctacCCCTGCCAGcgtggcaatcacccagtcccaaccacagcaaggacagccgtgtccgtgggaacacagagcagcggtctgaaaggaacctggatctctgaatacctcatggagcagtcaccagcctggaacatcctccctgacggctttgcaagacagaaaaactccttggttcctcaagctacaatactgcagagtctcaggtcacagcatccttatctaccctcgtcaggaaccgttcaatgctcatcaagacatgagaacaaaactgcagtggcacagtcacactcgacgcagaccacctgctgctcacattcatcgtattaacaccaaaaagccaccgtggtggatatcctggatgtggacactcggcggctttttgctggagatgcgctttgtgcatttatcgcacgaccatcttggcatcaggagctgcagcgcagatggcagctgtgcatgtCACAGGGAGTCTTATTCGCTGgaatctcagccagctcccagcatcagctcccacagggtcctctcctctgggagcacgtgcttggacgccacagtgtcctgtggatccacaaaaccgcgctgtcctccctggccactgtgcctgtccactgTGCCTGTTGCGGCTCCGATAGTCCTCCGTGTCTACCTGTTGGGGCTCGGATAGGCCGCCTTGTCCGCCTGCGAGTCCCGTGCACTACAAGATTACGCCATTCCAAGGCTGCTCGATGAGGCTTCACACGGGGgcattgtatttcattcactgctaggttctacactgacttttatgaccccggggaaggactaagacttaaatagaacagcggctaggtgatacaaaccgccgctgtaatcagaacataccaagaccaggccacaggaaggaagaagcagccctgggccgcagcctgttaccaagtcgctgacatctctgtccaacatggataaaaagaccCTCTTTCCTCCGAAGTCTAAAGCAACATATCGGCCCATCTAACAGTaattctgttgtacatttaacttcATCTTGCCCTTCTAAGTGACTGTTCACGGTCTTAACACCTGAACAATAATTTCTCAGTTGCTGAACCACTGTTCGTTATTCAGcagataaaatggcagcagattgcaccccaggaagaaacacacccagtcacgggcacagaacgggacatcagcacaaaccgtttcccagaaaaaaacgcATCTCTGCTTTGGGACATACCATCCCCGGTCTCCATGAGCTCGGCGTTGCAGTACTTGGGCGCTGTCCGGGACCCCGTGGAACCCTGTGGTCGCTCCATCTGTATGGAGTGCTCTGAGGTGTACGTGGTTACGTCAGGAGGTGCAGAATgattatctgtaaagaagcacatcATGAGTGTTTCTGGTGGTTGTGGCGTTTGCTCTGCAGGTTGAGCAAGCCATAGCTCAGGAAGAGACGGGAGCGCAGACGCTCACCCTGGGGGTGCCGTGAGAAGCCAAAGCCGATCTCAGCCACGTCTGCCACAAACATCTGGCACAAAGGGGGACCCCAGCATAACTCATGTTGCCGAAAATGGAGTAGAGTTCggtgaaacctcaatttcctaacaggagccacgtcagcggcattttaactagaataacgttagaccggcaatggcagggcgccaggaagcgtgtgtgtgttcatggaagggtcccgtttcctgtcggccaccgtccacacagcccagggctttactcgcgctttggagcccagggcctggaaatggaaacccagctctgaaaacttctggggatttggggatgtccctaaagctctccgtgcctcagtttcttcatcaaatgggAACAGTAATGGCTATGACCATGTAGGATCGGGGCGGGGGGGTtggccagtgtgactatgttgtgcctggactccttagaacactcacgcacacatgatcacagatgctaagttctcattcacaggcttctgattatctcagaaggtcaaatgcacatctgactttttacttctcttcttttgccacacaaaatatttctgctcttcaagtttcattattttgtcacagcttttccaaaaaactcccaaacttatagaaaatttccagatagtctaggaggattatctttgtgcccAATTAGAAATTACCGGAACGCGATCAGCCGAGAGTTACATTTGGGTCACACTGAGCCCTGACGTACATGAGTTAGGAGCCCCTCATagtttggataaattaattctttgtactaaaacttcctccagtattgaaagggtaaacccacacagggaggcccaagtgcagtgatccatttattcaaaaatatgtgttttccttggtaagattctgtgcattttcttaaaattgaataaaatctgAGGATACAAATGCTTCCACCAAGTGGCAGAGGCGGTGTCTGGCCTCCCCGTTCACGTCTGGCAGAGCCTTGGCCACTATCCTGCAAtccaatatacacatggaattttattatggaaaaatacgtagcagtcacacatttctgttcaatgtttagcctgctgtgatttcaggtagggttattaattcacataaacgagtgtacatgttcctgaaactgtgtcaaactgaagtttaacactgctttgcatttgagtactactttgcaaacttttaaagagtatttctgttttctcctttatactcacaacagttgagagagaaaaattattgttttcaattttttttccctcactcaagcctaaagcaggagaagggacttcaagatcccagcagcagtaattgggaaaagtgagacagacccagctctcctgacagcaaactcctgttccagacagaaaacagttgacgctttcagtgtcagtgagcaccgaaggggctgggacccaagTCAATCCCAAACACCTCTGGGTGTGAAGGAGTCAGTGATCTAGAAGTgaacattctggggttctggggtgtctgtcggctatctgatcacacatgacgtccacctgcttcccactgaGGGTTTTGCAGAGATCAGGCTTTCCTGTGGTAGCTGGTGCCGGGAGGGTCTGAGCCTGCGGCTCGTGCTCCGTCATCGGCGAAGTGGTACACAGTCATCTCCGGTTACTGCTTTAATAGAGACACACACCAAAACCTATTCAACCCAAGTCCCatacttgatggaaaacattttctcctgaacCATTCAAAGGCAGAGCGACGCGAGGCTCATCGTGGCTCCCCCACGTGTCGACTCTAGCTCTAGTAAttctcacttcactccttttccacggcatcttcaaacgttgtagggcagtgatcctaactttgctctttttctaatacagaggatctcccttgtcatagaacctacacaagacagtgcgccacgcccaagaaatctgaacacctgtggcagacagCAGCGTAAAGCGGCCGTGCTTAAAGCCCTCGTTTCCTTAAATGACTCCCGTGGTCAGGAGGAGCACACTTTAAAACCCTGTCCTGTTGACTGGGACTGTTAAGGTTTCACGCAGGagcataagtgagaagaaaagatagaagcggATATGGCTGCAGGATTCCCCAGGAACACGAAAGGACTTATAAAACAGAAGGCCCCTGGAATTCGGATATGGCTGCGGGATTCCCCAGTAAcaaggcccctggaattccagctgtgggaggaacctgggcatgagaaaagcagtacagcagcttccagaaacaatccaaccaaagcaccccaggggccagaggggctctgcgctctttccactaagggattccacagccaagatacaaacagaggaaaacgtgcacacacaaaggggtttagacaacaggcacagaaagacactgtgaagcgTGCTCACCCATGGGGGTCTGGGCCATGACATCCGCTAGCCTGTGGGCAGCTCTGCTGCCCCCGCTCTGCGTGGAGGACGAGGAGGTGGTGGACGTGGTGGAGCCGTGGATGGCCTGACTGATCCAGTGCTCCACTttgatgctgccctggctggaggtcGGGGCGCCCTGGGAGTCCACCTGCACTGAGCCTTCATCTTCTGAGCCATAAGAGGTATCTGtgtaagaagaaaggcaatttgctATATGCTGCAGCAAAAACAGGCACTACAATCTCAGTCCCTCCAACACAGATTTACTTCACGCAAGTCTGAacagttgtttaatgactttttgccgtagacactcttgagaatttaaaccacttttcagataatgaaccatttattttagcataatgaattttgcttccaaagcaccttatacaaacatgctataagatgtttgatactgtcatctcaaagatgcactgacacatttcctctacacagcagtttgggaagaaaccaagtgttttcttgtgtcagtcagaaagtgagagggcaaggggaggcggagggcctgtgcagctctcaggagtctcagtgtgactatgtttagCCCCGAGATGGGGCTGAGATGctcttctgggctctgatttatttctacgttggtgtgtgtgttagatacccttgcaggtgatttttgcatctgtgtgttagttacccatagaGCTGATTTGtttctacatcggtgtgttagatacccatgcaggtgatttctgcgtctgtgtgttagttacccatacaactgatttctttctatgtcagtgtgttagatacccatgcagctgatttatttctacatcggtgtgttcgatacccatgcagctctctaaggatcaagacgctgatgatggtaacaggagggaaagcagaatgtgcctcacatagagcggcccctccacctccccgcTTTCCTCTGGGGcacacaacaaaccctcatgttaCATTTTGCACTCAAATCTATTCACCTTTACACTATTCGTTTCTTATACATtgtcattattgatttttctatctgtacaaattggatatcttggattatgagaaaatacatcccttttttcactataattcgcgagaacatttttcatttaataacttttcatgcagcaccaaggtttttgggaataaattgctgctgtatttgttaaacttcaaCGTAAGAATGACACTCAGAATCCTACCTACAAGTGAGTGATGGGAGGCGCTGGCTCAGGTGAGCAGCTCCAGATCATTGAGTGAGAGAAGGAGTCACAGCAAATAATCTTAAGACACTGGTTTGCTTCTTAAAAGACAGTAAGGGCAAACAATATTCACACTTATTACCACTGTCACATGACTTACGctgtttgggaattttttaaaaagtttacttgttagacaagcaataatattaggagcctgaaaattctctatcatcttgcttttttttcttttgagacagagtcttgctctgttgcccagggtggggtgcagtggtgtcatctctgcTCACAGTAACCTGtcactccccggctcaagtgattctcttgcctcagcctcccaagtagctgagattataggcaagtgccaccatgcctggctcattcttgtatttttagcagaaacggggtttcaccatattggccaggctggtctcgatctcctgacctcgtgacctcatgatctgcctgccttggcctcccaaagtgctgggattacaggcatgagccactgcgcctggccgaccctgccttttaagaaaacttacacaatttatataaaagtaaaagtaaaactgacacagccttgagacttttgagaaaggtacacaaccaggtgtccatttggagcacaaccatctccccagaacgtcttctcaaaaccctttccaatctttcattcctcactcccacctaccttttccaagaaacctgcagaataatgtgatatagacactcgacagaatagcagcaaaccaagcaagcagcatatgaaatggatgatacagcatgaccagtggtgactagaattacacaccatggggacaggaagtcaggttgatttaacattcaaaactgaattaatgTCATACGCGGTAAAGAATTACGGAGTAGAACCGCGTGTTAACCTTAGGAGACATAGAAAAGTACTGACAAATTCAAGAGAACGAAACTCAACAAACCATGAATAGAAGGCAATTTCCTCAACCTGTTAAAGTACATTcctgaaaagccacagctaacattgtatttaatggtaaacaatagaatgcgttttccctaagatggagaacaagacaaagatgtcccctcttgccacttttattcaacattatctggcaggttctagctggtgaaataaattaacaagtttagtaataaagacatccagattagaaaggaataaaagtgtctttattcatagatgacctgactttggcatgtagaaaatggcaagaagtacaccaaaaattactaaaacaaagtttgatgggatcataggacacaagataaagatatacatatactagcaataaaaaacctgaaaataaaattaagaaaatcgttccattcacaatagcatcaaaagcagaagacattcagctgaacttctaacaaaaaggtgcaaaatgtgtacaatgacaactataaaacattacggagagacattaaagatccaaataaatggaaactaaataaatggaggcagaTTCATGATCGTGAATTCGAAAACGCAGCAttatcaagacaattcttccaaaactgttccattaattcaaggcactgcctaataaaatcccagaaggctgtgtgtgaaatggaaagcttattctcaattttatctggaaatacaaaggacctacaatagccaaaataaatttgaaaaagggaaacaatgttggaagacttcactatctgatttcaaaactttacaTAAAGTCATAGTTATTAAGGCAGTGGTATTCGCACAAAAATAGATGTatacatcaaaggaacagaattaaactcagaaataaagccttatatttatgattaatttatttttgacaaaggtctcaagacaattcagtaaaagaaaggtagtttgttttttcaacaaatgttgcagtggcaactgggtacccacacaccaaaaagaaaaaccgtGGGGGAAAGAATCCCCCAAaccaaacgaaaacaaaaatccGACTTAGATCTttactgcacacacaaaaattaactccaaatggatcacagacctaaatgaaagaacagtaagaccATGACACTTCTAAAACTCCCAAAGACACAACCCATGAAAATTAGTgaaatggacttcattaaaatagaaaactagtaagttttaaaagatgattatctccctataactaatgtaacaaattaccttgatcttagtggcttacaacaagacaaatctattatcctattgatgaagaagtcagaagtgtaaaatctaagtgtcagcagaactacgttccttctggaggcttcaaaggagaatccatttctttacctttcccaacttttagaggccacctgtgtccctgactcatggcccctcttcatctttaaagtgcatcaatccagtctccagttcttttctcttttaaggaccttcttgattacagtgggtctacctacttaaaccaggataatggtcccatctcaagatcttaaattaatcagctgcaaaatgccttttaaccacttcagacaacaggttcataagttctggggaataggacctgggtatcttgggggaaaggctttgttctgtctgctacatagtagtttgttctttcactgagaaacgtTACATCTGTAAAACTCTTATATTCAGATTGCATAAGGCACCTGTAACCCATAAGATGACAACCAACCCATTTACAACAtgagcaaaaaatctgaacattttaccaatatatacaaatggctatgaataggaattagcacattaaaagctaataagcacattaaaaatgcttagcatcattcattgttgcaaagtaaatacacaatgatataccattccacatcaattagaatgacaaaaataaaaataacagtaactattggtggtgatgatgtggagaaactgggatgagcatatgctgctggtggaaatgtgaaatggtgcagttattttgtaaataatttggcagtttttaaaaagctaaacctaaacttacaataagactcaatcatgctacttggcatccacttaagataaaagaaattatatgcatacacaaagataTGTACATTAATGTCAATGGCAGCTGAATATGGAAACAATGAATaaccaactggtaaatgaataaacagaatgtgtcatatctatcaaatagaatataaataaataataagaaataaactactggtgcatggtacagcaaggacttcaaaacaggtaaaggaggcatagagaagtgtgtacattgtatgattttatatcataaaattataagatcataaaaaaaccaaaaaccataaaatcagagtaaaatattctatgattttatattctagaaaatttagagtgcactgttatgatttctagggttcttttccgtagagctaacctttcatctgatatcctttgcaatcagccaagtacattctttagcacgtttatagtgtagttctgctgataacacattctctcagctttcatatttgggaatgtgttgtttcacccctgtttataaaggagattttccctggatatgagttgacaggcctttctcctgcttttagtgctttaaaaaaatgtctttccatggtcttctggtctccactgtATCTTCACAGAAGTCACGCGTTTTTGAAATGCTTCTCTGGTATGTAACGTGTCTTTTCCTTCTGAGTCCTTTCAGGATCTCCTCTTAATCTtgggatttcagtactttggctatcatgaactCGGATGTGCTTCTTGTTATACTTGTTCTGCTTGGAGTTCACTGAACTTCTCGGGGCCGGACACAGGTGTTTGACATCAATCTGAGAAAATTTTGACTCCTGTTTTCAAAGGTTCttgctcttctcttttccttcttgtattacaagtatattgacgtatcacaggagcttgaggttctgttggctttcctttcattttgtttctctgggcttcactttggttaattccttttcatctcc carries:
- the LOC139361616 gene encoding disco-interacting protein 2 homolog C-like isoform X6, with the protein product MDAYTPPDTSYGSEDEGSVQVDSQGAPTSSQGSIKVEHWISQAIHGSTTSTTSSSSTQSGGSRAAHRLADVMAQTPMDNHSAPPDVTTYTSEHSIQMERPQGSTGSRTAPKYCNAELMETGDGTTSHALCPWILRTTSQVGVHPLRY
- the LOC139361616 gene encoding disco-interacting protein 2 homolog C-like isoform X5 gives rise to the protein MDAYTPPDTSYGSEDEGSVQVDSQGAPTSSQGSIKVEHWISQAIHGSTTSTTSSSSTQSGGSRAAHRLADVMAQTPMDNHSAPPDVTTYTSEHSIQMERPQGSTGSRTAPKYCNAELMETGDDCFLYISLQVRESMLVSSVSNALPLSLSVKKCRN
- the LOC139361616 gene encoding disco-interacting protein 2 homolog C-like isoform X1, with translation MDAYTPPDTSYGSEDEGSVQVDSQGAPTSSQGSIKVEHWISQAIHGSTTSTTSSSSTQSGGSRAAHRLADVMAQTPMDNHSAPPDVTTYTSEHSIQMERPQGSTGSRTAPKYCNAELMETGDGEAGGRSQPQAVTVLRGAGIQAGRRLSGSPLTVELPRSPHEQNLNNTQRTTGTRTRPTASEMSKLG
- the LOC139361616 gene encoding disco-interacting protein 2 homolog C-like isoform X7, with the protein product MDAYTPPDTSYGSEDEGSVQVDSQGAPTSSQGSIKVEHWISQAIHGSTTSTTSSSSTQSGGSRAAHRLADVMAQTPMDNHSAPPDVTTYTSEHSIQMERPQGSTGSRTAPKYCNAELMETGDDTISRLFSLHFLASPREYAG
- the LOC139361616 gene encoding disco-interacting protein 2 homolog C-like isoform X2, with amino-acid sequence MDAYTPPDTSYGSEDEGSVQVDSQGAPTSSQGSIKVEHWISQAIHGSTTSTTSSSSTQSGGSRAAHRLADVMAQTPMDNHSAPPDVTTYTSEHSIQMERPQGSTGSRTAPKYCNAELMETGDGQRNLEPIKSQHLAPSFYQPLAITSQLPFLWICTFWTPVVRRIVQCMTFGVTFGADIFHV
- the LOC139361616 gene encoding disco-interacting protein 2 homolog C-like isoform X8 — translated: MDAYTPPDTSYGSEDEGSVQVDSQGAPTSSQGSIKVEHWISQAIHGSTTSTTSSSSTQSGGSRAAHRLADVMAQTPMDNHSAPPDVTTYTSEHSIQMERPQGSTGSRTAPKYCNAELMETGDALFIIAQTWRQRRNQNVLH
- the LOC139361616 gene encoding disco-interacting protein 2 homolog C-like isoform X4, with the protein product MDAYTPPDTSYGSEDEGSVQVDSQGAPTSSQGSIKVEHWISQAIHGSTTSTTSSSSTQSGGSRAAHRLADVMAQTPMDNHSAPPDVTTYTSEHSIQMERPQGSTGSRTAPKYCNAELMETGDASTCVQPDLADVLQRPWTRAALFHQCGIRELPPGKCQVMVTSTRRHS
- the LOC139361616 gene encoding disco-interacting protein 2 homolog C-like isoform X9, yielding MDAYTPPDTSYGSEDEGSVQVDSQGAPTSSQGSIKVEHWISQAIHGSTTSTTSSSSTQSGGSRAAHRLADVMAQTPMDNHSAPPDVTTYTSEHSIQMERPQGSTGSRTAPKYCNAELMETGDGPHMNRT
- the LOC139361616 gene encoding disco-interacting protein 2 homolog C-like isoform X3, giving the protein MDAYTPPDTSYGSEDEGSVQVDSQGAPTSSQGSIKVEHWISQAIHGSTTSTTSSSSTQSGGSRAAHRLADVMAQTPMDNHSAPPDVTTYTSEHSIQMERPQGSTGSRTAPKYCNAELMETGDVSLCHPVQSAVLQSWLIAALTFCLKQSSRLNLPSSRDPKASLISLLTNS